Within Syngnathus scovelli strain Florida chromosome 22, RoL_Ssco_1.2, whole genome shotgun sequence, the genomic segment tgttttttttttttttatggtgactgtgttttgttcttgtacaagatgaacatacagtataaaataagtgcagctggaaaccacaaataaatacatgctgTCCTGATTGATGATAAGACTTGGACGAAAGTGTTTTCATGAACATATTTTAACAAATTTGCCAGGGGTGTCGGACTCCAGTCCTCggtgggccgcgttccaatatgttttccaagtgaccctcgttaagcgcacctgcgtgaaaacttttagctcatttCATGTTCtccaggagctaaaagttttcccgcaggtgcgcttaacgagggaatggtttttttttttatggtgactgtgttttgttcttgttcaagatgaacatacagtataataagtgcagctggaaaccataaataaataaatacatgctgtCCTGATTGATGATAGGGCATGGAGGAAAGTGTTTTCATGAACATATTTTAACAAATTTGCCAGGGGTGTCGGACGCCAGTCCTCggtgggccgcgttccaatatgttttccaagtgaccctcgttaagcgcacctgcgtgaaaacttttagctcatttCATGTTCtccaggagctaaaagttttcccgcaggtgcgcttaacgagggaatggtttttttttttatggtgactgtgttttgttcttgttcaagatgaacatacagtataataagtgcagctggaaaccataaataaataaatacatgctgtCCTGATTGATGATAGGGCATGGAGGAAAGTGTTTTCATGAACATATTTTAACAAATTTGCCAGGGGTGTCGGACGCCAGTCCTCggtgggccgcgttccaatatgttttccaagtgaccctcgttaagcgcacctgcgtgaaaacttttagctcatttCATGTTCtccaggagctaaaagttttcacgcaggtgcgcttaacgagggaatgttttttttttatggtgactgtgttttgttcttgttcaagatgaacatacagtataatataagtgcagctggaaaccataaataaataaatacatgctgtCCTGATTGATGATAAGGCATGGAGGAAAGTGTTTTCATGAACATATTTGAGTAAATTTGCCAGGGGTGtcgaactccagtcctcgggggccacgttccaatatagtttccaagttaccctcgttaaacacacctgcgtgaaaagttgagGGCATTTTCACGTGCTGCAGGAGCCAAACTTTACACACAGGTGCACCTAACgagggaaaacatgttggaatgcagccccgAGGACCAGTGCCCTAGATATATATATCACAGATATCACACACATGGCGATCTGTGACTGAATAATTAATATCTGGGGAAAGGCATTCTTTCATTTTCAATTCTTTCATTCTTTcacggtttcaaagtagggtttaaagccatAGTTGGGGCTTCAAACATGGGTTTAAAGCaatggttagggtttcaaagtatggtttcaaactagggttagggtttcaaagtagggtttcataccagagtcagggtttcaaagtagggtttaaagctggggttaggctttcaaacttgggtttaaagctagggttagggtttcaaactaaggtttcaaactagggttagggtttcaacgtAGGGTTTCATTCAAgagttaaggtttcaaagtagggttcaaaactagggtcagggcttcaaattagggtttcacactagagttagggtttcaaagtagggtttaaagatagggttagggtttcaaagtatggTTTCATacaagagttagggtttcaaagtagggtttaaagatagggtcagggcttcaaagtagggtttcatactagagttaggcttccaaactagggtttaaagctagggttagggtttcaaagtagggtttcataccagagttagggtttcaaagtagggtttaaagctggggttaggctttcaaacttgggtttaaagctagggttagggtttcaaagtagggtttcatacaagagttaaggtttcaaagtagggtttaaaactagggtcagggcttaaaattagggtttcatactcgagttagggtttcaaagtagggtttaaagatagggttagggtttcaaagtatggTTTCATacaagagttagggtttcaaagtagggtttaaagctggggttaggctttcaaacttgggtttaaagctagggctagggtttcaaactagggtttcaaactagggttagggtttcaaagtagggtttcatacaagcgttaaggtttcaaagtagggtttaaaactacggTCAGggcttcaaattagggtttcaaactagagttagggtttcaaagtagggtttaaagatagggttagggtttcaaagtatggtttcatactagagttagggtttcaaagtacggtttaaagatagggttagggcttcaaagtagggtttcatactagagttagggttccaaactagggtttaaagctagggttagggtttcaaagtagggtttcataccagagttagggtttcaaagtaggatttAAAGCTGGGGTTAGGCTTTCAAActtgggtttaaagctagggttagggtttcaaactaggatttcaaactagggttagggtttcaaagtagggtttcatacaagagttaaggtttcaaagtagggtttaaaactagggtcagggcttcaaattagggtttcatactagagttagggtttcaaagtagggtttaaagatagggttagggtttcaatgtatggtttcatactagagttagggtttcaaagtacggtttaaagatagggttagggcttcaaagtagggtttcatactagagttagggttccaaactagggtttaaagcaagggttagggtttcaaagtagggtttcataccagagttagggtttcaaagtagggtttaaagctagggttaggctttcaaacttgggtttaaagctagggttagggtttcaaactagggtttcaaactagggttagggtttcaaagtagggtttcatacaagagttaaggtttcaaagtagggtttaaaactagggtcagggcttcaaattagggtttcatactagagttagggtttcaaagtagggtttaaagatagggttagggtttcaaagtatggtttcatactagagttagggtttcaaagtacggtttaaagatagggttagggcttcaaagtagggtttcatactagagttagggttccaAACTAGTGTTtaaagctaggattagggtttcataccagagttagggtttcaaagtagggtttaaagctggggttaggctttcaaacttgggtttaaagctagggttagggtttcaaagtagggtttcatacaagagttaaggtttcaaagtagggtttaaaactagggtcagggcctcaaattagggtttcatactagagttagggtttcaaagtagggtttaaagatagggttagggtttcaaagtatggtttcatactagagttagggtttcaaagtacggtttaaagatagggttaggacttcaaagtagggtttcatactagagttagggttccaaactaaggtttaaagctagggttagggtttcaaagtagggtttcatactagagttagggtttcaaagtacagtttaaagatagggttagggcttcaaagtagggtttcatactagagttagggttccaaactagggtttaaacctagggttagggtttcaaagtagggttttataccagagttagggtttcaaagtagggtttaaagctggggttaggctttcaaacttgggtttaaagctagggttagggtttcaaactagggttttaaactagggttagggtttcaaagtagggtttcatacaagagttaaggtttcaaagtagggtttaaaactagggtcagggctttaaattagggtttcatactagagttagggtttcaaaggagggtttaaagatagggttagggtttcaaagtatggtttcatactagagttagggtttcaaagtacggtttaaagatagggttagggcttcaaagtagggtttcatactagagttagggttccaaactagggtttaaagctagggttagggtttcaaagtagggtttcatactagagttagggtttcaaagtacggtttaaagatagggttagggcttcaaagtagggtttcacactggagttagggttccaaactagggtttaaagctagggttagggtttcaaagtagggtttcataccagagttagggtttcaaagtagggtttaaagctggggttaggctttcaaacttgggtttaaagctagggttagggttgcaaactagggtttcaaactagggttagggtttcaaagtagggtttcatacaagAGTTAAGGTTTCatagtagggtttaaaactagggtcagggcttcaaattagggttttatactagagttcGGGTTTCAAAGAAGGGTttaaagatagggttagggtttcaaagtatggtttcatactagagttagggtttcaaagtacggtttaaagatagggttagggcttcaaagtagggtttcatactagagttagggttccaaactagggtttaaagctagggttagggtttcaaagtagggtttaatactagtgctagggtttcaaactagggtttaaagctaggcttagggtttcaaagtagggtttcatactagtgttagggtttcaaagtaaggtttaaagctagggttagggtttcaaagtagggtttcatactagatgATGACGTCagagcctccccagtcatggacCTCACCACACATCACTGCTACAGCATACACCATCAATTCCACCAGCCTTACATAGTggagtggtaactgcactggacTGTGCACCCAGTGATCTGAGTTCAAATCTTAATGGGATCTCAAACATTTTATCCTGGAAAAAATTGCAACATAGTTGCTTGGTGCTACCCAATAGAATCATTTTGGCattaaagtagggtttaaagctagggttagggtttcaaggcAGAATTTTATATTAGAGTTAGGGTTCTCCTGcacttcctgattggctggttgatctgtgacgtcactcggacactccattaggtacaccaccactttcaggtgtacctaatatcaggccacttcattagggaaaaatcatggtcaaagcttaactgaaactGAAATGTGCCCcacccaccctcacccccacttcctgattggctagttgatctgtgacgtcactcggacacctcATTAGGTACACTACCACTTATTAGGTgtatctaataacaggccacttcattagggaaaaatcacggTCAACAGTTAACTGATAAATGCCACACCAGGCTGTTTGATTTGTGACGTCACTCATGgacacacaacacaatacataaatatatgtatacttttttttttttttacctcttgaTAGACATATTGGTTCTTTGGAGCCCCTAGAGTTGCGCTGCCTCGCAGTCGTATctgttaagcaaaaaaaaaaaagtataacaaTCCTCTCAAAAACCGACAGAGGACGCTGTTACGCAaccaaagaaaaacaggaactgaacaagttttttttcttcaattgtcTAATCCTTGATTACGTAGTGTTTTCAATTCTAAAATATAATAGAATTGTAAAATATTCAGATGACTATCAACGGACTGACTTACTGTGTATTCTTCATAAGGCCACCTTAACATttgctaaatatatatatattttaaagaaGTTGTAAAATATTTACCTTGTTGAATACATTAAAAAGTATGTCATTTTCTTGAGTGAGATTAGATGATCAGATTATTTTATTGTTGTCGGCTGTATTTGattcaatttttaaaaatacctTGATCATTTAtccttggaaaaaaatatttttttaaatctataaaATAATCACCTCATCCTTTGATGACAtaatttcaattttattttattttgcactcctGCAAACTATTCAATATGTAGTGTACTGTATCTTAAAGTGATACTCACGCATTTTCCTGGCGACTGACAATGACAGGAAGCAGGGATGGCTGTGCCCCAGTCTTTGTAGCCTTCAATGACCCCACAGCATTTAAACTAGTGagaacacacatatacacacacaatacGATCAGTCTATTTATAGAAATGGAAATCTACTGCATTATTGATGAATGAGCTTACATGTGCTTGAATACTATGAAGTAAGGTCCTGTTAACTTTGCTGGTGGTACTCAGAGGCATCATGGACAGCAACTTGGACTCCTCTCTCGCTACCCCTTTCTAAAAAGAGCCTCTTAAGGTcgattgaaaacaaaacagtgcGTGCATAGTCTACCTCGTAAATGTCCTGGTAGCTTAACGCTGTTTTGACGATGATCGTTTGACTGGCTGCTGCCATCCCGGCTGCAAACTGGAAATGTCACACAATTggaataaaaagtctacacacccctgtttgatGATGTTATACAGAATATTTGAATTACCAGAATCAAACACCACCTCCTCCCTGTGCAGGCTCCGAATACCCCGAGCACGGACAGCAGCAGGCAGGCAATCTCCAGGATGTATAAAATCACCACGGACACGTTGGACACCAGCTTAGAAGACAAAAAATGTCGAGATTTATATACGTACTCGGGTATCACGAATACTAGCGACatcaacaaattaaaaatgataTAAAAACGTGAGTTGAGT encodes:
- the LOC125992349 gene encoding tetraspanin-8 isoform X1, coding for MPLRSKHHQHASLPVLLLPCAFRALSKLGVCGGDMQRNAVVVVADKTSLKRPFIFACAVNMALCFFMLIMTAVGHRDLLQAGQLVSNVSVVILYILEIACLLLSVLGVFGACTGRRWCLILFAAGMAAASQTIIVKTALSYQDIYEKGVAREESKLLSMMPLSTTSKVNRTLLHSIQAHFKCCGVIEGYKDWGTAIPASCHCQSPGKCIRLRGSATLGAPKNQYVYQEACLPIYVSALKRAFSLAMGIKFGSGVFWAVLLVMSLKLMVQMKRKQEFMALLHSNRYVPGAF
- the LOC125992349 gene encoding tetraspanin-8 isoform X2, with the translated sequence MPLRSKHHQHASLPVLLLPCAFRALSKLGVCGGDMQRNAVVVVADKTSLKRPFIFACAVNMALCFFMLIMTAVGHRDLLQAGQLVSNVSVVILYILEIACLLLSVLGVFGACTGRRWCLILFAAGMAAASQTIIVKTALSYQDIYEKGVAREESKLLSMMPLSTTSKVNRTLLHSIQAHFKCCGVIEGYKDWGTAIPASCHCQSPGKCIRLRGSATLGAPKNQYVYQEAVLLVMSLKLMVQMKRKQEFMALLHSNRYVPGAF